The window GAAAATGTTTACCCccctgcaatttttttttggcacagACAGGTGATGCaactattattatttgataCCCACTGGACTGTTGAGCCCAAGCTATCATCTCTTTTTGGAAAAATAGAGaggtaaaaaataaagagagattgCGTTCTTGAACTCCAACTTTTACCTAAGAGTATCTATGTTCACCTCTGCAAGCCATGTTGTTATATAAACCTGCAACACAAGACAATTCACTAGTTCAGATAagcacccaaaaaagaaaaaaaaattatttcagaaaaattccaagaaaaaaatagtatccatatattaatatataaaagcTGAAACTTGGAGAAAATTCAGATCTAGAAACCCTAGAATTGTCAAAAGTATGTCATATGGCTATGCTAAGTTCAGTTCTTCTGCCACATGgcattttttctttaaagattttttaataaaaatactcAGTTAGTGTTACAACTATTATGGTTATTATTAACATCTTATTAATTAAtctcatcaatattttattagacATCTCCCAGTGTTTAATCTCATTTGTTAGATAAAGTTGGATGTTGCTAAAGGGACCTCTATAACCTCAGTCCACGCTTTAAATCCAAAGCCCAGGTGTTTCTATCATACATGTATTACATGGCTAGTTGCATgccttttaaattattttgttatacaCACTGTTGAATCCAGTACCTGCAAAACCTCAGGGTTTGGCTGGTTATTACTTCGTACAGTGGATGCATCAGATTTCAAATCCATCAATTTTGGTGGGACTGGCTCACAAGTTTCTTGAGAAAAAAGGTTGCACATACTCAAATGATCAAATTCTCCTGGATAAAGCTGATCTGACCAATGCAACTCATTCACCTGTGGATCGTTACAACTAGTAGACAGTAACTCTAGTACCAGCAACCGCTGCCCAGACCAAACAATACTAGTTatcgataaagaagaaatataactgaaaatgttcaaattaaacaaaatttcccTGTggtcaaagaaaaatacaacTACCTTCAAATTTAGTTCCATTATAAACATCTGAACGAGCTCCTCTGCCAATTGCTCTGAGATTGTTCAAGGATAAGAATCATCACATTATATGAATTAAGTCAAAAAATGTATATCGATTTagacataaataaatatatttagaaGTGAGGCTTAAATTTGTCATGGATTTGACATTGTTaccttaattttaatttttaaataagcaagtcatttttttgaaaacatttaagGGGCACAACCTAGTACACCAAAGTATGCAAGGGAAAACACCAGCAACAGAGTGGGAAAACAaaaggtaagaaaaaaaaattcaaaagacaAAGATTCAATAATctaaaaagataaaacataGAAAAGTAAACAACTAGCAAATGAATCCACCATCCATAATTAAAATAGATCACATAAAAATCCCTTAAGCGCCAATAAACTCTGCTCCTCACCATCAAACATCCAGCAAGTTCTGACCAAATATCCATCCATTGATTTGACattgtagtttttctttaactattcattaattaaaaagttTTCATCATCCCAATTTTAgagaaaatacattttttttgataggtaaaaattGTTCATAAAGAGATATGTCTTCatcaagaaataaagaaataaagctCAGCCAAGTTTTTAAAATTGGTGTGTTTCAAACTTCCATGCAAAAATGATCTGAAAGTACAACTAATTAACAAAATAGTTAAAAAGGATAAGTTAGGGATGATGTAGATTGATACTGTCAAAGATAACTTGGAAATACCAAACTGTAATGGGCATAGATGCATATTAATTTATACTGAAAAACAAGATCCAGTAATAAAAATTGCAATCAACATACCATGAGAAGAGATTGACCAAAATGCAAAGACTGGAATTCCACCACCATCTCCAGAGTCATTCTGATCTCCAGAAAAACTAGAAAATTGTACAAGCGCACTATTGCTTGGCCCTTTGAGAAAAGTTCTCATGGATTTGCTAGCATTGACCATTTGAGTTACAGCAGCCACCTGTAGACAAACTTGTTAAATCAAACAGAATAGATACATCTTGTAAAATATTTGAATCACGTAATCTGAAATGCAGATAATAACAATATAGTTACCAAAATATCTCTTGAAATATTCCATTCTTTCTGAAGTCCAAAAGAAGCTAAATTAACACATGCTGACATGAATCACAAAAAATAGCGTATGTATTCTGTTTGTTTTGGCTTGTTCTTGGTACAACTTAATATAAAGGATTTTACCAAATCAAAGTAAACAATGAAAAGGTTGTACCCAATGCACAAAGCTCCGAATTTTGGGGGATTTGGGAAAGGTGTTTGGTAGAAAGAAAAACTCAACTGATGCCTTTCCAattaattatatgattttatttttttttttaataaaaaaatcaaccatATTGTCAGGCTTCCAGCTATACTGGAAAATTGCTTTTGCATTTAGGTGGCAAGCCAGATCAAGTGGCCAACACCAAACTTTTGACCACAAAATGAGAAACCCCACTGAAATATATTGCTACAGAGTAGATTCTTGGAAATTCTTTGACTGctctaaatgaaaaagaaaagtataatACAAATTTTCTTAGATGCTCAAGTATAATATTCTAGAACACACATTTCATACTTTTTGGATGATGAATACATTACCATGTCTTTGTATGATGATAAAAGTTTGCTCTGAAAAGTTTCCTGAAACAACAAGATTCAGTAAGTACCAACAGACACACAAAACTGGATTATAAAATACCATTAAAGATTTGAATGCATCATATCATAAAAGTAAGTTATTACAGGAAACACTTCTATGCATGATGGACTAAAGGTCCTCTTATAAGCTTAGTAGTAATATTAATTGCCAAATTCATGTTGTTGTTCGGTTTAAAAAACCACAGTTCATTATAGAAAATCTGCCAAAACCATGCAGAAAGTTCATTGCAGACAAATTGATCTTCAAAAACAGAACATATCTAGCTATCTACAATGCATTATAATCTACATAAAATGTTATGAAGTAACATGATCTCCAGGCTTCATGGTAATTTTATAGTTTGTGTCATACTATAAGCCAAGTTCTGTGCAATCTTTATCCAAAACTTCAAACTTGGCTTCCAGAACTTCAATGAGCTGGTCATTCTCAAATTTTCAGAAATTATTTGGAATACTTACCTAGTTTGCAGTCTCAACTTACATGATTAATGTAAATTAAAGACtggccaaaattttttttttttctgataagTGATTTGgccaaatattttcaaaaatattcccGTAATCCAAGATTCAGATCAATTTACGAAAGTGAAGCATGAAAACTTTTCATCAGCTTTACCCAAAAAACTTGATAAAAATAGTCTTTAGCCAAAGATTCTGACAAAATCTCAATCACTAGCACAtgcaaagaaattaaaaatagattcAACTGATAATTACCTGCTGCTTAAACAATTTCTGACCCGCTTTCTTTCTTATATTGAGCATGTCACTTAGAACACCCAGCTCCATTGAAGGCATGTATCTGAATCAATTATCAACCCATATAAACCCTGAATTTCAGAACTCACATAaatcaccacaaaaaaaaaccttattaatGTACAAACTAATACTTCATTGCTGCCAATTTTAACCAAAGTCAATCCACAATAAATGAAGCATAAAACCTTAACTAAGCCAGAGCAGACCAGGCATGGTTAAGCAAAGTTTCACATTATCTAGTATCAGAAAATATCAGAAAAATGACATACCCATAATCCAAGAGAACCAAAACTTAAAACCCAAGTTTTTGTCTTCCCTACATTTTCTCAGGAACCAACCAGAGCAGAACACTTTAAACCAAATATACCTACCCAAAGTGCAAAAACATAAAGCTAAGTTACAAAGTAcagcctttatttttgaattgtatTCAATTCATTAATCTAaaagtttttttccccctcactCAGTCTATTAACATTCATTCATTTCTGAGGTAGTCATTTTGTCTGATCCACTCCATTAAGTCCACCAAAACAATTCATTTtggagagtaaaaaaaaatactaaaattaacaGCGAGAATGGACAGAACTAGGCGGAATAActaaattgaacccaaaaaaaagaaaaaaaagaaaatcaaagttaaaagactaattttttatttatttttaaatgaaactttAAGATACTGAATTGTAAACGGTCAAATTTAAAGGTGCAAAGTTGTATTATAGGCAGAACATCaatacccaaaatcaaaaccccacattttctcagcaaGCAAACAGAGCATAACATAcaaacccaaacacaacccgGAAAACCACAAAATACCCACATCACAAAAATGAATACTGAACCAAAAcatgaacaaacaaaaaaaacccaaaagaagaaaagaaaaggaaaagtgtAAGATAGATACCTCTGAGAGAGATGGGCATTGACAAGAGAGGTAGCGTGGGACTTTCcactagaagaagaagaaacccatTGTTTCCTACAAGAAACCAATTTGGACCACTGGTTTCGGAGGTTTCGCTGCGCGGCTGGTCTCCATAGCCTTGTCAGTGATGGTGGCATTGGTgaagggttttgattttgaaaacttGGGTTTGTTAGCTTTGAATAAGAAacagtagaagaagaagaagaagaaggagaaggggTTTGTGGGTCTAGGGTTTCCATTGTTGGGGTTTCAGGTTGGCCCGCCATTGATGAAGCTGATGCCAATGTGAAAAGgtgggttgggggggggggggggggggggtttaacACGGAGGGGTTTTTGATTCTGTACTACAAGTcattttgtgttaatttctataaatacatttttattttatttttaatttttggtttttagaatccaatttttataaattctACTTCGTGCTACTGCTACAAATAGTTTATCCAATTCCATTAAAAAGttgtaaataaatattttggaagtttttaaaaataaaattgcaatgTGAGTTTTTAAGTAGCTCAATTAATAAAGTTTCTTATTATAGAATAAGAAATTTAGgattagtttataaaaaaaaaaagaaatttaggattaaaaaaaattatagtcaagttactttattcaatataaacaaaatgttACATAACAATTTAAATAGAATGCTAGCTtgatacatataaaaataaacatacttAGGTCcatattaaaattgatttattaGTTAAATATAAATGTTGGTCATTCCTATATTTTGTCGactcttaaaaaaatcttgtaagaatattatttggTAGAACATGCAAATTGTTCattcttgtttattttattttaacaacaaaattattttgttactttttaacttatcttttgttattgtgataaaataattttttttatgagtgcACTTTTTAAATAAGATATAAACAATTGATCTTTATATAACCTAGCATGTTTGC of the Quercus robur chromosome 10, dhQueRobu3.1, whole genome shotgun sequence genome contains:
- the LOC126702981 gene encoding uncharacterized protein LOC126702981 isoform X1; this translates as MAGQPETPTMETLDPQTPSPSSSSSSTVSYSKLTNPSFQNQNPSPMPPSLTRLWRPAAQRNLRNQWSKLVSCRKQWVSSSSSGKSHATSLVNAHLSQRYMPSMELGVLSDMLNIRKKAGQKLFKQQETFQSKLLSSYKDMVAAVTQMVNASKSMRTFLKGPSNSALVQFSSFSGDQNDSGDGGGIPVFAFWSISSHEQLAEELVQMFIMELNLKRLLVLELLSTSCNDPQVNELHWSDQLYPGEFDHLSMCNLFSQETCEPVPPKLMDLKSDASTVRSNNQPNPEVLQVYITTWLAEVNIDTLRVDEIFAVIGEEMHLGLT
- the LOC126702981 gene encoding uncharacterized protein LOC126702981 isoform X2 encodes the protein MPSMELGVLSDMLNIRKKAGQKLFKQQETFQSKLLSSYKDMVAAVTQMVNASKSMRTFLKGPSNSALVQFSSFSGDQNDSGDGGGIPVFAFWSISSHEQLAEELVQMFIMELNLKRLLVLELLSTSCNDPQVNELHWSDQLYPGEFDHLSMCNLFSQETCEPVPPKLMDLKSDASTVRSNNQPNPEVLQVYITTWLAEVNIDTLRVDEIFAVIGEEMHLGLT